A genomic window from Tolypothrix sp. PCC 7910 includes:
- a CDS encoding BON domain-containing protein has translation MGWLKRLFGLEKPQNAQVNPTPQAVPQSSNNANFAPETSAASAATQTIPPERLGLNGEYDQSGLAKRVALAFDQDQQLDDVDTLWVAQTGGTVVLKGKVPSQDILNRMVSVARSVNGATGVETNQVTIG, from the coding sequence ATGGGTTGGCTAAAAAGACTATTTGGTTTAGAAAAACCTCAAAATGCACAAGTAAATCCTACTCCCCAAGCAGTACCACAATCTTCTAATAACGCTAACTTTGCTCCTGAGACTAGCGCTGCTTCCGCTGCTACTCAAACTATTCCCCCAGAACGGTTAGGTTTAAATGGAGAGTACGATCAAAGCGGATTAGCAAAGCGGGTAGCATTAGCATTTGACCAAGATCAGCAACTTGACGATGTCGATACTCTCTGGGTGGCTCAGACAGGCGGTACTGTAGTTCTTAAAGGTAAAGTTCCCAGCCAGGACATTCTCAACCGCATGGTTTCTGTAGCACGTTCAGTCAATGGTGCTACAGGTGTTGAGACTAACCAAGTAACGATAGGCTAG
- the infC gene encoding translation initiation factor IF-3, whose amino-acid sequence MPVIEKKRTRDLPQINERIRFPKIRVIDTDGSQLGIITPSEALQLAEEKELDLVLLSDKADPPVCRIMDYGKYKFEQEKKAREARKKQHTADVKEVKMRYKIEEHDYNVRVKQAERFLKDGDKVKATVMFRGREIQHSDLAEELLKRMATDLEPFGEVQQAPKKEGRNMMMLISPKK is encoded by the coding sequence ATGCCTGTGATTGAGAAAAAAAGAACTCGCGATCTGCCCCAAATTAACGAACGTATTCGATTCCCGAAAATTCGGGTCATTGACACTGACGGCAGCCAATTAGGAATTATTACTCCCTCAGAAGCACTACAGCTAGCCGAAGAAAAAGAGTTAGATCTCGTGCTACTCAGTGACAAGGCTGACCCGCCAGTTTGTCGGATTATGGACTATGGGAAATACAAGTTTGAACAAGAGAAGAAGGCGCGGGAAGCCCGGAAAAAGCAGCACACGGCTGATGTTAAGGAAGTCAAGATGCGCTACAAAATAGAAGAACACGACTACAACGTGCGTGTCAAGCAAGCTGAGCGCTTTTTGAAAGATGGAGACAAAGTCAAAGCTACTGTCATGTTCCGGGGTCGAGAAATTCAACACAGTGACTTAGCAGAAGAATTGCTCAAGCGGATGGCTACTGATTTGGAGCCATTTGGAGAAGTGCAGCAAGCACCGAAAAAAGAAGGCAGAAATATGATGATGCTGATCTCTCCCAAAAAGTAA
- a CDS encoding alpha/beta fold hydrolase encodes MTTGLHWQQRVGNQRDWIWRGWQTRYTYIRSAQNHQNTTPLILLHGFGASIGHWRHNLEVLAEHQTVYALDMLGFGASEKAAANYSIELWVEQVYDFWKAFIRQPVILIGNSTGSLISLAAAAAHPEMVKGIVMMSLPDPSLEQEAIPPALRPILMPLITSIKKIVASPIILKPVFNFVRQTSVLRRWASLAYANPEAITDELIDILAGPPQDRGSARAFSALFKATMGVNFSPSVKKVLPTLQIPMLLIWGQKDRFVPPILGSQFAQYNEKLQLLNLEDVGHCPHDESPEQVNQVILDWIHQCLEYSQQPAIIPNPESIPETQKF; translated from the coding sequence GTGACCACTGGATTACACTGGCAGCAGCGGGTTGGTAATCAAAGAGACTGGATTTGGCGAGGTTGGCAAACTCGCTATACTTACATTCGCTCTGCCCAAAATCACCAAAACACAACGCCCCTGATTTTACTGCATGGGTTTGGTGCTTCTATTGGTCATTGGCGACATAATTTAGAAGTTTTGGCAGAACATCAAACAGTCTATGCTCTGGATATGCTGGGTTTTGGCGCTTCGGAAAAAGCTGCGGCTAATTACAGCATAGAATTGTGGGTAGAGCAGGTTTACGATTTTTGGAAGGCATTTATTCGTCAACCCGTTATCTTAATTGGTAATTCAACTGGTTCACTCATTTCTTTAGCTGCTGCTGCCGCTCATCCAGAGATGGTAAAGGGTATAGTCATGATGAGCTTGCCTGATCCTTCATTGGAGCAAGAGGCGATTCCACCTGCACTGCGACCAATTTTAATGCCGTTGATTACGTCAATTAAAAAGATAGTCGCCTCCCCAATCATACTTAAACCTGTGTTTAATTTTGTACGCCAAACGAGTGTACTACGTCGCTGGGCTAGTCTAGCTTACGCTAACCCAGAGGCAATTACCGATGAACTGATAGACATTCTAGCTGGGCCTCCGCAAGACAGAGGTTCCGCCCGTGCATTTAGTGCCTTGTTCAAAGCCACTATGGGCGTTAACTTTAGTCCTAGTGTCAAAAAAGTATTACCAACCCTACAAATTCCCATGCTGTTGATTTGGGGACAAAAAGACCGCTTTGTTCCTCCTATACTGGGTAGCCAATTTGCTCAATACAATGAGAAATTGCAACTACTTAATTTAGAAGACGTAGGTCATTGTCCCCACGATGAATCTCCAGAGCAAGTCAATCAAGTGATTTTAGATTGGATTCATCAATGTCTTGAGTATAGCCAACAGCCTGCTATCATCCCAAATCCAGAATCTATCCCAGAAACCCAAAAATTTTGA